A single region of the Bicyclus anynana chromosome 16, ilBicAnyn1.1, whole genome shotgun sequence genome encodes:
- the LOC112054386 gene encoding uncharacterized protein LOC112054386, translating to MSRFFMLGLALFLQTVFMDISAMTPEQKSIIHKHFEELGMECIKDFEITENDINDLRAKTLPTGENAPCFLACIMKKVGVIDDAGMLQKETVLELAKKVFNDDEELNIIHDYLHSCARVNSEPVGDGAKGCERAMKAYKCMIENASQFGIDV from the exons ATGTCGCGTTTTTTTATGTTGGGTCTTGCATTATTTTTGCAAACGGTGTTTATGGATATATCT gcGATGACTCCTGAACAAAAATCGATAATTCACAAACATTTCGAAGAACTGGGTATGGAATGCATAAAAGACTTTGAAATTACCGAAAATGACATAAATGATCTAAGAGCTAAAACACTTCCTACTGGCGAGAATGCACCATGCTTTTTAGCCTGTATCATGAAGAAAGTAGGAGTT ATCGACGATGCTGGTATGCTGCAAAAGGAAACCGTCCTCGAACTTGCTAAGAAGGTATTCAACGATGACGaagaattaaatattattcacGATTATCTTCATTCTTGCGCACGAG tgaaCTCGGAACCAGTGGGTGATGGTGCAAAGGGTTGTGAACGGGCCATGAAAGCCTACAAGTGCATGATTGAAAATGCGTCGCAG tTTGGAATTGATGTTTAA